The genomic segment actctgcttagtcaacaaaaaaaaaaaaaagtatgattCTTCGGTTGCCAAAAATCACTGTCACTTTGAGTTATTATACGATTAGGAGACTTTGGGCTCCTACTTGCTCTTAGGCTCCACCAATCAAATACTTTAGGTAGTACATGGCTGAGGTTGGGGTCAGTCAGTTCAACTGGCAGTCAGGAGTTGTATGCAGCCCAACAGGAAATTCTGATAACTGGACGTTTTCCCCAATCTCAAAATATGCCATTTTAACCTGGGGCTTTTAATTACTGATAAAATATCGTAACCAACTGTGTCAGACTTCTCATATCagataaaaacagcaacaccaGGCAGCAATCATATAGCAACGTGATACAATCTAAGCACAACAAAAGCGTAAACTCCAGGCCTATTTCTGACACAGTCCTGTTCGAGCCATTTTCATTGTTGAGCCAtatgtgttttaatttctgtaacttatttttttaactggtagaaaaaggagaaattacaACATCTCAGATATGacaaatgtcttttaaaaatatttgaaatcatGAAATGTTGACATGCACATTTGCTTgctagcacttttttttttttttttttttttcctttattggcTCATTCCTACATCTATTGGCACGTTACTGCCTCCAactgttgatcagtggaatTGCATGAAACCAGCAGCAGGAATTTGTCTTGCATTGCATGTGCGTTCATGTGCAACATATAAACACTGGGGTCTCACCCACAAAAATGTTGCTCTATAGCGCTAACAGTGGACAAAAACtccaaagaaaatctttaacATTAGCAAAACTGACATTACGATTTTTAAGGATCAATTCTGCCTCAAAGCACTGAGACAATCTGTGTCGTATTTACTGCAAATTACTGAATTTGATTTTCTGGATAACTGGGAGGAAACctagatgatttttttcatacGGAAATATTTCTAACGCAGCTACAACATGATTAAAGTAtgacaaactttttaaaaaaaattttcttccttttttttcgaGTCGGTGTCAAAGGGAAAACATCTTTTCTGATAATGCACTGACATTGAACTAAAATCCATCATAGAGGCAAAAGAATTGCCAAATTTTTTCACAGACAGTTGCAAGTTTTAAAAAGACCCACTTTTTGTTCCCATTTTTGGTAACAAAAGGTTACATTTTTGACATTAGAAATCCACATCGATCAAATAGTGGTTGGTGCTTTCTGCTTACAGTTCACAACCCTGTCTGACACGGAAGAAcgatgattattttatttaccatTAACACCCTGAATGTGCTCTGGCGCTGCACACAcattgtatttatgtgtttgtttgagcgTGCGCAGGCTGTTGCAGAGGAGGCTGTCAGTGTACTGGTTCACTGTTCAGACGGCTGGGACCGTACGGCCCAGGTGTGTTCAGTGGCCTGCGTGGTGCTGGATCCCTACTACAGGACCCTCCGAGGAATCATGGTAGATACTGAATCCCTCCCgtttgcttttaaatgcatcttaGAAGTGCGACTGTGAATGTCACATAAACCCCTTTGGTACACTCTGTATCATATTAATATATCAAGTTACAATCTGGTTTTAGCTGATAGGAGACCACACTGAGCTCCTGAGGCCTGTTTCTTTGATCATAAGGATTTGTACAGGCTAACTTGGAATCCAAAAAGAGCCActatggaaaataaatataatacagaGGCCTGCTTTTGGGAATTGCCCCTGAAGTCAGAGGAAAATGACCCCACAAAGAGGGTGAGGAGGTTCAGCCATTCTGCAGGGATTGACCGTGCACTATGTCTGAACCTTTAATCGTGACATACTGGAATTCAAGATGTACAAAAATGTTAGTCTTCCTTCTGTTTCAGTACATAAATGttcagggctttttttttgtttttttgcacttaGGTTCTCATCGAAAGAGACTGGGTTTCATTTGGACACAAGTTCTCTCACAGGTTTGACTCTAAACACAACTTTCAAGGCATCTATGATTTGGATGTATTGTTTTGATCTAACTTTGTCTACCTCTTCTCCAGATGCAACCACCTGGTCGGAGACCCTAAAGAGGTGTCTCCCATCATTGATCAGTTCCTGGAGTGCGTGTGGCAGCTGATGGAGCAGTTCCCCTGTGCCTTTGAGTTCAACGAGAGGCTCCTCATCACCATTCACAGCCACATCTACTCCTGCCAGTATGGCAACTTCATTGGCAACAACCAGCGTGAGAGGATGGAGCTGGGGTGAGATTTAAACCTGCTGCTACCATcagcctcttttctttttcacagccCAGACGTCTGGTCTGAGAGAAGACTGACTACTGAAGAGAAGTGACAGCCAGCAGTATATCACAGCACTGGCCTTGTACAAGTTGAGACAACTTTATTGtcgaaacaaaacagaaaaaaaaacaaactgatggtTCCCTGTCTTTATCTGCCATTTGACATTCACACAGAGTGCGCGAGAGGACTCACTCTTTGTGGAGTTATCTATGGGCAAACCGTGCAGACTACATCAACCCTCTGTACAGGCCAGACCACAGCCAGACTCAGGGGCTCCTCCGGCCATCTACTGCCCCCTACTGCTTTAAGTAGGTTGTCACTAACAGCAGCTACCATACAACTTAGTTTGAAATCTAGTGCAcacatgttaaaaatacagttttcagcAGAATACTTGGCCTCCGATTATCAGAAAAATGCTCACAATCTAAAAGTGAAACTACTGTAGGGGAAGGCAGAGGGGTTAATGGAGGGTTTATTTGACGGATGAACTTGCTTTGTTTAGATTTTGGAGAGGCCTGTACAACCGTTTTGACCGAGGGATGCATCCGCGACAGTCTATAGAGGATTACCTGAGGGCCATCCAAGAGGAGAcgcagcagctggaggagcagctggcCTCACACAAACAGGTAGGGCAGCACCTGTGAATTCTTTCTGCAAGTCATGTCTCATGAGAAAAAATGCTAGTCCCTTGTTTTTCCTAGTTGTAGAAGGTGACTGTAGTCTCGTGCCTTACAATATCAATAGAAAATTGCTCagctggagcaggagcagcGATGGAGCGTCACCCAGAAAGCCACCACCTTTGATAAGAGCCCCACAGCGTGGGCTCTTAGTAATGACCTCACTGTGGCCAACACCCCTCAGGACTACACTGGGGGCTTCATCGCCAGCAGCCCCTGTCAGCTGAAAGCACCAGACAGCAGCCTGATCCTCCTGCCCCAAGACTTGAACCAAACATCCGAAGCCAACCTCTCCAACGGCAGCGACCAGGAGTCAGGGATCGCAGACCTGAGCTGTCGTTCACCTCTCAGCGAGGACAGCACCAGGGATCCAGACTCGGATGAGGCGGTCTACTCTGCTGCCTGAGCAAATGTAGCGTGTGGTGGAGGCCACAGAAGCTTCACGGCCGCTGAACAAACACTACCTTTATATTAACCAAGTAACTCGCCTATTGGCTAACCTAAGTGAAACGTCTTGCTCGGGTTACACGGCTGACCTGCACTTTTGTTTGCATGTCGTGTGGTGGACTCTTCCTGGTCCCACATACATACTAGTTAAACTTTGTGTGTTGTAGCTGAGCACATTTTGCTTCTTACCCAGTGAAAGAAGTTCTGAAAGTAACAGCAATGTgaatattgtgtcactgtcatgTCTGTTGTTTGACAGCAGAATTAACCCATAATGCTGTACACAGatagtgacaaaaaaaacacaagtgatgCTTCCAAGGCCACAGAAAGAATTTAATATTGGAGAGAACAGAAACTATATTACTTGAGTTAAATACAACTTAAGAACAATTCTGAACAATTCAATGTAAACTGAGTGTGCAAGTATGAGTGCTGTTTACTATGGTCTTCCATACACTTTCTTTATTCATTAGGCATTTGGTGTTTGCAAAGATTTATCGCCTAAAGTCCTTTTCCTTGAAATGTTTAGATAATTTTGTCTAACACCTGTTTCAAATGCTGTCTCACCTTATGGTTGCTGCTACTCACAGGCACTCTGGGTTCAAGATTTCAGTCTGGCCTGAAAAGAGGGGCAATAATCCTGTTCTGCCCAAAGTTTAGTTCAAATGGCAATGTAGCGCTGTTTCAGTCCCAAAGGGCATATTATGAAATAAAGGCACTCAGCACACCACAGTGACCTCCGATGGGTTTTGGAGTCATTACAATACAATAACCGGTGGTTAGTTGTGGATGATCGGCACCCTATGGTTTACACCCCCTGGTTATTTCAACTTCTTACACAATATCATGTGATATTAACTCTACAGGATCTGAGACAAGGCGACTTTATACATTCAAACCAAAATGTATGCAAAAGCAAATCAACTGTCTACTGGTCTAAACAGTGCACAGAGTAAATGATAGGACTACTGAACCCGCAGAGATGAGcatgtaaacacaaatattcTGCTGTTTAAGGAAGCAGATTAGCAACTGactttttgaatatttgtttcattttaactgtAAACTGCTCACTGTAATAGTGTAGTACACATTACTGTAGGTGCACTCCAGTACTGCAAATGAACAATGTACAGATTATCAAGCAAAGCATGTTAAGATATTTTTGTACTTtgacgttttttgttttttgtttttttcgacTACTGAAATCTTGCTTTcatgtatgttgtttttatttctatcagAGGGGTTAAAATGTCTGCTCGTTATGAATTTTGATCTTGTTTAAAAGAAAGCTTTATATTGCTGCGTTTATTTGTTCAGATGGGGGGAGCCAGATTTGTCAAACCGACCTAAATGCAAAGTTGTGTCAAAGTTcttgtgaaataaataagtacattACTGTCAGTAATATTGTTCTAATGATTGGTTGTGTTCTTGTTTGATCTCTCAAGAGTCAGTTCACTTGAACtacaaaaagcacattttctcaCATATCCATACcggtatctagccatgcagatagttttggttttaatagCACAGGGTTTGAGATTCCTGGACAAACTCTAGAACACACTCTGACCATTACTTTTGTAGACTGAGTTAACCAAACCTGTGAAAATGTCTCCAAGCGTTTGCAAAACCTCCGCTTTGTACGTTCAACAATTCTTCTAACCAGCCAGAAAGTCAAACAGGTTAAGCAATGAGCTGCACAGTCTGGCATGTTTGAGAAtgacatacatttatttatttactcaaaACAGTAGAACTGAAACCCAATTGTACTGCACTCCTGTGCCCCTTTTTTTCACCATACATAAGCCTTGATGCAGGAGAGCTGCAGCAATTTATGTCTGAACAATTCCTAATGCAGACAGCTTATCTTGTAACTGGTACGAGTAGGCCTcgaccagttttttttttttgacattatcaGTCAGGTTTTGTCAGTGGCAACAAAAGTTGTCACAGAGCACCAGTACCTGTTGCTGATGAACATCTGCCCAGCTGTACTGGCCCTGAACCAGACCCTGAGGCCCTGTCAACACCAGTGGTGCTTTTCTGACAGCTGGATGAGCTGTCTTAACTgtctgcttttcatttattatcTAAAAGCAAAGAGACGTTTACTTGGAGgataaaatgtgtcttttttttttttgtttgcattataGTCTTTCTAAACTGTATTagtggtaaaaaagaaaaaaaaagtgcctgatgaaaaactgaaactgcaAGAAAAAGCTAATTATTATgtacgtaaaaaaaaaaataaagtgtgcgCGTGCAGCGAGGAAAAGCAAAATTGATGGCGAACTTTAAGAAATAGCTGGTCcataacatttaaaagtttaatttacttTGGATCAGTTTGATTAAACGcgtaattaaaaatgttaaacaaatatTCTCAAATTTGTTAAAGTTACTGAAGCTGGAGCTGTGACCAAATGGGACGTGGGTCATACGGCCATaagcatacatacatacagacgCGCATGACGTTTTCGTTTTACGTGATGACGTCGTGTTGTAGCCTCAGATATGATGGCAGCCGTAGGTTGACATCGATACAATACTGAATATAAACTATTTAAAAGTTAGCGGAACAGCCCCGACACAATAACGTAGAACAAAGTAACAGTTTTCAGATAGTACACGCTTTAAACACACACCCGCCCGGTTTGGGGAACGGTAAGTTAACCAGGCTACAGTAGCTTTGCAGTATCAAAGCTGCGCCGAGTGTAcataatgtgtatatgtgtacatataaatatatatacatatatttgtgcgcgcgcgtgtgtgtctgtgtgtgtatgtctgcgtgtgcgtgtgcgctgCTGCTGCCGGTGCTAGTTGGTCGTCTCTTTCATGTTTTGCACACACTCCTATTTATCTGACGAGTCAGCTGTCTGCTTGAGAAGTGCCCTGAAACTGTACACAGCCGCCGACCTGAGAGCCTCCACTGTCCTGCTCATGTTAACCAGCGCTAAGCCTGTAGCCTGCTAACTGCTACAGGTAACCTAGCTAGCCCCAAGTGCTGCTGAAAAACTGCCTGCGACGAGCCAGTGTTAACAGCAGCCGCCTAAGCACGTCCTGCAGGTCTTCAGTAGCCGGCAAGCAGACGGTTCCCACTGTCTGCTTGCATTTATGTGACTTGTTAATCTAGCAGTTAATGTGAGGTGTCCCAGCTGAAAGGAAGCACAGACATCTCTTGAGATTGAATTAGCTTCCTCAGTATTGAGACTGACATACAGATAACTGTGATGTGATGCCCAGAGCAGGTTGTGTCTCCTACAATTAATATTATAACGGTATATATTGTTAGCCAAATGGTTTGTCAGCAATTCTTGGGTATCTGGGGATCATGTGTTCAATGCCTTTGTGCTGCCACCTTTATTATTTGGTCTGTCACAGGTCAGCATATACAGAGCTAGGACTATGAATCTACTATCCTCTTGAagcttctgtctttctgtctgtccctttCCCTTTGCATGGCGAAGTGGCACTATGCCCGCAGCTACTGTGGATCACAGCCAAAGAATATGTGAGGTTTGGGCCACCaacctggaggaggagctgaagaggaTCCGACATGTCATCCGAAAATACAACTACATTGCTATGGTGAGCGGTGCTCATAGAAACACACGGGGAAAGAAACTTGAGTTTTTTTGATAGATTTCCATTGTGCATAATAAATTGTCTTCTCGCAGGACACAGAGTTTCCAGGTGTAGTAGCCAGACCGATCGGAGAGTTCAGAAGCAACGCTGACTATCAGTACCAGTTACTGCGCTGCAATGTGGATTTGCTCAAGATAATCCAGCTGGGCCTCACGTTCATGAACGAACAAGGAGAATACCCTCCGGGAACATCAACATGGCAGTTCAATTTTAAGTTTAACCTCACGTGAGATGATTTTCCTGTCTGTTTCATCTCATCATTTCTTATTGTGCATCAAAATGTATCCGGAGCCTTAACCTTACATTAGTAGGATTTACCACGGGCCACAGTGTTGGCAACACATCTTCACATGCATCATTTCGGCACTGTATAGTCATGTTTAAACCAGAATTTGCAGAATCCACATGTATGGTTCAGGTACTAGCTTTGAGAAAAGCATCTCATCCCTTTCAAATGCATATTGTAACAAAACACAAGCCATTATTTTAAACTCACAAAATTTTGACGTTGTTGTCCATGACTGCTAACCTACCCAGCTgattgtcttttgtgttttcaatagtagtaataataataatagtgtgATGTGTGTTGTGTCTCACCAGAGAGGATATGTATGCACAGGACTCCATTGAACTCCTGACCACTTCAGGGATTCAGTTCAAGAAGCACGAGGACGAAGGCATCGAGACGCTATACTTTGCAGAGCTGCTGATGACATCAGGAGTCGTGCTCTGTGATGGGGTCAAGTGGCTGTCTTTTCACAGGTATTCTGCTTTTGCAATTAGTAGCTGTTTTTGTATCCAGACAGTTACATTGGAATTCCGGCAGCTATACTGTAGACGGCTGCATTTTTCTCTCGCTTTTCTTACCAGTTACCCAGTGAACAAACCGTTGTCAGACAGTATGCACTTACGAgaaatacaatgtgttaattGTAGTATCATAGGTTATCATTTGACTGTGTTTGCTTATCGCCATATACGTAATAGACAATATCTGTTATCCAGACCGTCCACTTTATCGGTGTCTTGTAATGAGGGGTAAGATGTTACGCGGAACTAGGATTGTTTTGCTACACAGgagcaaaaacaagaaaatatccTGGTTAAAATTTACTATCAAATTTTCTGTTCAAGTGTAATTATTGGTGACGAAGCAACTTTTTACTCGTATTTTCTACAATCTGCTTTTTACCATCTTCATTTCGTACTCAgtttccctctgtgtctccaTGGCAAACTGAGACTAGAGATAACCAGGCTTTGGATGTAAAACAAAGCTTAGGTTTGAAACATCACTGTCATCTTGTTCAGGTATTTAGAACACACTTTTACAATCAggctttaatttcatttttatttatagacttgttgtttttgctgattctgattttgatATGGTACTTCTTCAGTTCATCCTATTTCCTTATTGTTGTGAATTCAGTGTTAATCTTATTGGATAATCGGTCTGTAGCGAAGGAACTGAGCATcttgttcatctttttttcagttcCTGTTAGCCACTGGATACTTGTTGTAAAGTTCTCATTGACATCACATGATCTTTTTTGGGACTATGTGTAGCTATTGGCTCTTGCATGTGTAGTGGACTTGAATACTTGACATAGGCCAGGCAAGCGGGTACAGgcataagaaaaagaaaaccagtcAGGCTGCCCTTAATAATCTTTGTGTCATGACAACTTGGAAGTGTCCAAATCTTTTGGAGCCTGCTGCTTTGTGCgctttaaaaacactgttaaaagctgtgcgtgtgtttgtgtatacgtGTGTTGCAGCGGCTATGACTTTGGATACCTGATCAAGATTCTTTCCAACGCTAACCTgcctgaggaggaggtggactTTTTTGAGATTCTTCGCTTGTACTTTCCAGTCATTTATGATGTCAAGTACCTCATGAAGAGCTGTAAAAACCTGAAGGTACTTTGATAAATATTACAGCAGCTAGCAC from the Xiphias gladius isolate SHS-SW01 ecotype Sanya breed wild chromosome 23, ASM1685928v1, whole genome shotgun sequence genome contains:
- the mtmr7a gene encoding myotubularin-related protein 7a, which gives rise to MEHIRLPKVENVRLLDRVSPKRSRVGTLYLTATHSIFVENEAGVRNETWVLHSLVFSVEKQAATGSGCALLIHCKNFQVLHVVIPQERECHDVHLSLQRLSQPESYAELYCFSYKPNVDDEERRREWDFLDLKADYSRMGLPNSLWKLSSVNQHYKVSDTYPADLFVPESATPPVIVGSSKFRSRGRFPTLSYYSKENHAAICRSSQPLSGFSARCLEDEQMLEAILRSNPRSDFMYVVDTRPKLNAIANRAAGKGYENEDNYSNIKFQFIGIENIHVMRNSQQKMLEVCELRSPSMSDFLEGLESSGWLKHIKAVLDAGIFIAKAVAEEAVSVLVHCSDGWDRTAQVCSVACVVLDPYYRTLRGIMVLIERDWVSFGHKFSHRCNHLVGDPKEVSPIIDQFLECVWQLMEQFPCAFEFNERLLITIHSHIYSCQYGNFIGNNQRERMELGVRERTHSLWSYLWANRADYINPLYRPDHSQTQGLLRPSTAPYCFKFWRGLYNRFDRGMHPRQSIEDYLRAIQEETQQLEEQLASHKQKIAQLEQEQRWSVTQKATTFDKSPTAWALSNDLTVANTPQDYTGGFIASSPCQLKAPDSSLILLPQDLNQTSEANLSNGSDQESGIADLSCRSPLSEDSTRDPDSDEAVYSAA
- the cnot7 gene encoding CCR4-NOT transcription complex subunit 7; translation: MPAATVDHSQRICEVWATNLEEELKRIRHVIRKYNYIAMDTEFPGVVARPIGEFRSNADYQYQLLRCNVDLLKIIQLGLTFMNEQGEYPPGTSTWQFNFKFNLTEDMYAQDSIELLTTSGIQFKKHEDEGIETLYFAELLMTSGVVLCDGVKWLSFHSGYDFGYLIKILSNANLPEEEVDFFEILRLYFPVIYDVKYLMKSCKNLKGGLQEVAEQLELERIGPQHQAGSDSLLTGMAFFKMREMFFEDHIDDAKYCGHLYGLGSGSAYVQNGTGNAYEEEANKQQS